From Nitrospinota bacterium, the proteins below share one genomic window:
- the pepF gene encoding oligoendopeptidase F, producing the protein MDAKTGTLTRDEVSVESQWDLTGLYSCDEDWTAELAELEAEVGNYASFAGTLGDSALKLKACLEFDMNFSRRLEKLYTFSHLKNDEDKTNSVYQGNFEKIMMLVSEASKASSFIQSEIMSIPEDRMREYLDHKELEFYRFHLEKVLRYRAHTLSEKEEALLAASGEMGRGMRDAFDMLDNADLQLGEIEDEKGEKISLTHGNFQSLLQSYDRRVRKDAFATYYKAYEAHQFTYSTLLAGSIKKDLFYSRAKKFPSYRAKALFAENIPVEVYDNLIESVHQNLAPLYKYFNLRKRLLNLDALHIYDCSVPLVKDINWHMPFDQAVEEIQSALNPLGTEYVDQLVRGLSVDRWTDRYENKGKRSGAYSSGCYDSNPFILMNYREDNINSAYTLAHEAGHSMHSLYSRKNQPYLYSDYTIFVAEVASTFNEALLTRHFLSQDIDRDMRVYLICREIDNFRGTLYRQTMFAEFEHQVYKAMENNDPLTLEPFKKIYTDLLGLYFGPEVVLDDCLSLECFRIPHFYFSFYVYKYATGISAAYALAERVLSGGDSELNDYLCFLKSGGSKYPIDLLRLAGVDMLSPEPVRTALTKFSALVDELEQLTNN; encoded by the coding sequence ATGGATGCAAAAACAGGTACCCTTACGCGCGATGAAGTAAGTGTTGAATCCCAATGGGACTTAACAGGGTTATATTCCTGCGATGAAGATTGGACTGCCGAATTGGCGGAATTGGAAGCGGAGGTTGGGAATTACGCTTCCTTTGCCGGTACCTTGGGAGACTCTGCCCTTAAACTCAAGGCATGCCTTGAGTTTGATATGAACTTTTCCCGAAGACTTGAAAAGCTTTATACATTTTCCCATCTTAAAAATGATGAGGACAAGACCAACAGTGTTTATCAGGGAAACTTTGAGAAGATAATGATGTTGGTCAGTGAGGCGAGCAAAGCTTCAAGTTTTATTCAGTCGGAAATCATGTCAATTCCTGAAGACAGGATGCGCGAGTATTTGGACCACAAGGAACTGGAGTTTTACCGGTTTCATCTTGAAAAGGTTTTGCGTTACAGGGCGCACACTCTCTCGGAAAAGGAAGAGGCACTTTTAGCAGCATCCGGAGAAATGGGACGGGGCATGAGGGATGCGTTTGACATGCTTGATAATGCCGACCTGCAACTTGGAGAGATTGAGGATGAAAAGGGAGAAAAGATTTCCCTCACTCACGGAAACTTTCAAAGTCTTCTTCAGAGTTATGATCGTAGAGTCAGGAAAGATGCATTCGCTACCTACTACAAGGCTTATGAAGCGCATCAATTTACTTATTCCACATTGCTTGCCGGGAGCATAAAAAAAGATTTGTTTTACTCTCGGGCCAAAAAATTTCCCAGCTACCGTGCTAAAGCCCTGTTTGCTGAGAATATCCCGGTAGAGGTTTACGACAATCTGATTGAGTCTGTACATCAGAACCTTGCTCCACTCTATAAATATTTTAACTTAAGAAAACGCCTGTTAAATCTCGATGCGCTGCATATTTATGACTGCAGTGTCCCGCTTGTGAAAGACATAAATTGGCATATGCCTTTCGATCAGGCTGTGGAAGAGATTCAATCTGCCCTGAATCCGTTAGGTACAGAGTATGTTGATCAACTGGTACGGGGGTTGTCAGTGGACCGCTGGACAGACAGGTATGAAAATAAAGGTAAGCGCAGTGGTGCTTATTCGTCCGGCTGCTATGATTCGAATCCGTTTATCCTCATGAATTATAGAGAAGACAATATCAATAGCGCTTACACCCTTGCGCATGAGGCAGGGCATTCAATGCACTCGCTGTATTCGAGGAAAAACCAGCCCTACCTCTATTCCGACTATACGATTTTTGTGGCTGAGGTGGCTTCTACTTTTAATGAGGCTCTTTTGACCCGCCACTTCCTGAGTCAGGATATAGACCGCGATATGAGAGTTTATTTAATTTGCAGGGAGATTGATAACTTCCGCGGTACGCTATACAGGCAAACCATGTTTGCTGAATTCGAACACCAGGTCTATAAGGCGATGGAAAATAATGACCCTTTAACCTTGGAACCTTTTAAAAAGATTTACACGGATCTTCTGGGGCTTTATTTTGGACCGGAAGTGGTTCTGGATGATTGTTTGTCACTGGAATGTTTCCGTATCCCTCATTTTTATTTCAGCTTTTATGTTTATAAATATGCCACAGGTATTTCTGCGGCCTATGCTTTGGCCGAGAGAGTTCTTTCAGGCGGAGACTCTGAATTGAATGACTACCTGTGTTTTTTGAAATCTGGCGGATCAAAGTATCCAATAGACTTATTACGTTTGGCAGGGGTGGATATGCTTTCGCCCGAACCTGTTAGAACGGCTTTAACAAAGTTTTCTGCCCTGGTCGATGAATTAGAGCAGTTGACCAATAACTAG
- a CDS encoding valine--tRNA ligase, protein MIQLDKHYEPEQVEKRWGQFWQEKNFYHADEKLDSPPFSIVIPPPNITGRLHIGHAFNNTLQDILTRWKRMQGFNALWQPGTDHAGIATQNVVERQLHDEGTDRQALGREEFVKRVWRWRNESGGTINEQLKKLGSSLDWERDRFTMDEGLSKAVREVFVTLYEEGLIYKGDYIINWCPRCHTALSDLEVEHEDKQGHLYHLKYPFKESDGSLIIATTRPETMLGDTAVAVNPEDERYTEFKGKTLILPIVNREIPLIEDSYVDTSFGTGALKVTPAHDPNDFEIGRRHKLDSVNVMDPSGFMNAEAGPAYQGMDRFECRKKLVEDLKSQGILLKIEDLTHSVGHCYRCKTVVEPYLSRQWFVKAGPLAEPAIKAVREGEIKIVPKFWENTYFEWMENIRDWCISRQIWWGHQIPAWTCQDCEEIQVSRETPENCSACSSTNLEQDTDVLDTWFSSALWPFSTLGWPEQTESLKRFYPTSVLCTGFDILFFWVARMIMMGMKFMGDVPFRHVYIHALIRDAEGQKMSKTKGNVIDPLAVMQEYGTDALRFTLAAFAAQGRDIKLAEDRIEGYRNFCNKLWNASRFVFMNLEGYEGNCQLDEHSEKSIADQWILSRLNSTTQEVNHALENFKFNDAALAVYKFIWNEYCDWYIELAKSRLQKEGAEKTVAQNVLVHVLEASLKLLHPFMPFITEEIWQKLPKKGDSIMISAFPEYDAAKSDKDVEEGMGKVMEVITGVRNVRGEMNLNPGLKLNVLIKTRHAELEATLKKHSGFICELARVDQITIGPDIPKPKVSASSVFGDMDLIIPLEGMMDFEEERNRIEKELKKIEKDLIFLDKKLSNPNFVKKAPADVIEKDEKRKTTLSEKQAKLEIHLKTIEQAIQ, encoded by the coding sequence ATGATACAATTGGATAAGCATTACGAACCAGAGCAAGTTGAAAAACGCTGGGGACAATTTTGGCAGGAAAAAAATTTTTATCACGCTGATGAAAAGCTTGATAGTCCACCCTTTTCTATAGTTATACCTCCTCCCAATATTACGGGCCGTCTGCACATCGGGCATGCATTCAACAATACACTGCAGGATATCCTGACTCGCTGGAAGCGCATGCAGGGTTTTAATGCGTTGTGGCAACCGGGTACAGACCATGCTGGCATTGCCACTCAGAACGTGGTTGAACGTCAACTGCACGATGAAGGTACTGACAGACAGGCTCTCGGACGTGAAGAGTTTGTAAAACGAGTGTGGAGATGGCGCAACGAATCCGGCGGGACAATCAATGAGCAGTTGAAAAAACTGGGCAGTTCTCTGGATTGGGAGAGGGACCGCTTTACTATGGACGAAGGGTTGTCCAAAGCGGTCAGAGAGGTTTTTGTCACTCTCTATGAAGAGGGGCTGATTTACAAGGGAGACTACATCATAAACTGGTGTCCCCGTTGTCACACGGCACTGTCTGACCTGGAAGTGGAGCATGAAGACAAACAGGGCCACCTGTATCATTTGAAATATCCTTTTAAAGAAAGTGATGGTTCTCTGATCATTGCCACGACACGGCCTGAAACAATGCTGGGAGATACCGCCGTTGCCGTCAACCCGGAAGATGAGCGCTACACAGAATTCAAGGGCAAGACATTAATCCTTCCAATAGTGAATAGAGAAATTCCACTCATTGAAGATAGTTATGTTGATACCTCTTTTGGTACCGGAGCTTTAAAAGTGACCCCTGCTCATGACCCCAACGATTTTGAAATTGGGCGGCGGCATAAACTTGATTCCGTCAACGTGATGGATCCCAGTGGTTTTATGAACGCCGAAGCAGGCCCTGCATACCAAGGCATGGACCGTTTCGAATGCCGTAAAAAACTGGTGGAAGACTTAAAAAGCCAGGGAATTTTGCTGAAAATAGAAGACCTGACCCATTCTGTTGGCCATTGTTACAGGTGTAAGACAGTGGTTGAACCTTATCTTTCCAGGCAATGGTTTGTTAAGGCAGGCCCACTGGCGGAACCAGCTATTAAAGCGGTGAGAGAAGGCGAAATTAAAATTGTTCCCAAATTTTGGGAAAATACTTATTTTGAGTGGATGGAAAATATCCGAGACTGGTGCATATCCCGTCAAATCTGGTGGGGGCACCAGATTCCCGCATGGACTTGTCAGGATTGCGAGGAAATTCAAGTTTCCAGGGAGACACCTGAAAACTGTTCAGCTTGTTCCTCAACGAACCTTGAACAGGATACAGATGTGTTGGATACCTGGTTCAGCTCAGCTCTCTGGCCGTTTTCTACATTGGGGTGGCCGGAGCAAACGGAATCATTGAAAAGGTTTTACCCCACTTCTGTTCTTTGTACTGGATTTGACATCCTGTTTTTCTGGGTGGCACGCATGATCATGATGGGTATGAAATTCATGGGAGATGTGCCGTTTCGTCATGTTTATATCCATGCCCTTATCCGGGATGCGGAGGGGCAGAAAATGAGCAAGACAAAAGGGAATGTGATTGATCCCCTTGCTGTCATGCAGGAATATGGAACAGATGCGTTAAGGTTTACCCTGGCGGCTTTTGCCGCTCAAGGGCGTGATATTAAACTGGCTGAGGACCGTATCGAAGGTTATCGCAATTTTTGTAACAAACTCTGGAATGCCTCCCGGTTTGTGTTCATGAACCTTGAAGGTTATGAGGGGAATTGTCAACTGGACGAACATTCGGAAAAATCCATCGCTGACCAGTGGATTCTAAGTCGACTGAACAGCACCACGCAGGAAGTCAATCACGCTCTGGAGAATTTTAAGTTTAATGATGCTGCGCTGGCGGTTTATAAATTTATCTGGAATGAATATTGCGACTGGTATATTGAACTTGCAAAGTCCCGCTTGCAGAAGGAAGGAGCTGAAAAAACCGTTGCGCAAAATGTTCTTGTGCATGTCCTTGAGGCGTCCCTGAAACTTCTTCACCCGTTTATGCCGTTTATCACTGAAGAAATCTGGCAAAAACTGCCTAAAAAAGGAGACAGCATTATGATCAGTGCTTTTCCTGAATATGATGCCGCAAAAAGTGATAAAGATGTGGAAGAGGGAATGGGAAAGGTAATGGAAGTCATTACGGGGGTGCGAAATGTCCGTGGCGAGATGAACCTCAACCCAGGGTTGAAATTAAACGTTTTAATCAAAACCCGCCATGCAGAATTGGAAGCGACTTTAAAGAAACATTCAGGATTTATATGCGAATTAGCCCGTGTGGATCAAATAACTATAGGGCCGGATATCCCTAAACCTAAGGTTTCCGCATCTTCTGTATTTGGGGATATGGACCTGATTATCCCTCTTGAGGGTATGATGGATTTCGAGGAAGAACGGAATCGCATAGAAAAAGAGTTGAAAAAAATTGAAAAAGACCTCATATTTTTAGATAAGAAACTCTCCAACCCGAATTTTGTGAAGAAGGCGCCTGCCGACGTCATTGAAAAAGACGAGAAAAGGAAAACCACCCTTTCTGAAAAACAGGCCAAACTTGAAATTCATTTAAAAACTATAGAACAGGCAATACAGTAA